In Scomber scombrus chromosome 17, fScoSco1.1, whole genome shotgun sequence, the following proteins share a genomic window:
- the LOC133997832 gene encoding dihydrolipoyllysine-residue succinyltransferase component of 2-oxoglutarate dehydrogenase complex, mitochondrial-like, with protein sequence MLSRSRCVYRTLGRSLSAVSQANNVLVRQSVSGLSVCSRLVYSQPCEFPSSASVFHIRYFRTSAAHRDEVVTVKTPAFAESVSEGDVRWEKAVGDSVNEDEVVCEIETDKTSVQVPAPAAGVIEELLVPDGGRVEGGTPLFKLRKGAAAAKAAPSPAAEAPAAAAAAPPPPPPPAAAPTAMPPVPPVPAQPVQAKPVSAVQPTAAAAPPPTAGSRGENRVKMNRMRLRIAQRLKEAQTTCAMLTTFNEVDMSNIQEMRKVHKDVFLKKHNVKLGFMSAFVKAAAYALTDQPAVNAVIDDTTKEIVYRDYVDISVAVATPKGLVVPVIRSVETMNFADIEKTINALGEKARKNELAVEDMDGGTFTISNGGVFGSMFGTPIINPPQSAILGMHGIFDRPMAINGQVEIRPMMYVALTYDHRLVDGREAVTFLRKIKAVVEDPRVLLLDM encoded by the exons ATGCTATCACGGTCCCGGTGTGTTTACCGGACGCTCGGCCGCTCCCTGTCCGCCGTGAGCCAG GCCAATAATGTGCTGGTTCGACAAAGTGTATCAG gCCTCTCTGTCTGCAGTCGCCTAGTTTATTCTCAGCC ATGTGAATTTCCATCATCAGCTAGTGTCTTTCACATCAGATACTTCAGGACCTCTGCTGCTCACA GGGATGAAGTAGTCACAGTCAAAACTCCTGCATTTGCAGAATCTGTTTCAGAGGGGGACGTTAGGTGGGAGAAAG CTGTGGGCGACTCAGTAAACGAAGATGAGGTGGTTTGTGAGATTGAAACTGACAAG ACGTCAGTACAAGTCCCCGCTCCAGCAGCCGGTGTCATTGAGGAACTGCTGGTGCCTGATGGAGGGAGGGTAGAGGGAGGAACGCCGCTTTTCAAACTCCGAAAAGGAG CTGCTGCCGCCAAAGCTGCTCCCTCTCCAGCTGCAGAggcccctgctgctgctgcagccgctccaccaccacctcctcctccagctgcagctCCCACTGCCATGCCTCCAGTGCCCCCAGTGCCAGCACAGCCTGTCCAAGCCAAACCTG TTTCTGCTGTCCAGcccactgctgcagctgcacctCCTCCAACAGCtggaagcagaggagagaacagG GTGAAGATGAACCGTATGAGGCTGAGAATCGCCCAGAGGCTGAAGGAGGCTCAGACCACCTGCGCCATGCTGACCACCTTCAATGAGGTGGACATGAG CAACATTCAAGAGATGAGAAAAGTCCATAAGGATGTTTTCTTAAAGAAGCATAATGTCAAACTGGGTTTTATGTCAGCGTTTGTGAAGGCTGCAGCGTACGCTCTGACTGATCAGCCTGCTGTCAACGCTG TTATTGATGATACGACCAAAGAGATTGTCTACAGGGACTATGTAGACATCAGTGTCGCTGTGGCAACTCCAAAG GGACTTGTTGTACCTGTGATCCGCAGTGTGGAGACCATGAACTTTGCTGACATTGAGAAAACCATTAATGCGTTAGgagaaaag GCTCGTAAAAACGAGCTTGCTGTTGAAGATATGGACGGAGGCACCTTCACCATCAGTAACGGCGGCGTGTTCGGCTCCATGTTTGGCACCCCCATCATCAACCCGCCACAGTCTGCCATCCTGGGCATGCATGGCATTTTTGACCGACCTATGGCCATCAACGGACAG GTTGAGATCCGGCCCATGATGTATGTGGCTCTGACATACGACCACCGACTCGTTGACGGCAGAGAAGCGGTCACTTTCTTACGCAAGATCAAAGCAGTTGTAGAAGATCCTCGAGTGCTGCTTCTGGACATGTGA
- the LOC133998072 gene encoding prospero homeobox protein 1-like produces the protein MFSSSNICIDGRTAEQLPFFQPDPMLSNSDVSGASVLLHKDSEKKPPPESDYYSYSDAGSNLMCSSQLELNPPADNTRRHPASNSCGHFEWNLNSGHQAKRARVENIIKGMTGSPGAHCTDVTTNQDEDADSMQGSEKMQELLLHQDHTQRSEMRGSQTRMEPQSQNQHLRQLRMRFTHVDGVNDSVDISKESLAEEKYPIWNNSPDITSRDTGTESYGEFESDSNRKGWKKVKPVNYFQSKPEKVKLMADVLKYELSRAVSRSVDSIFKSVPLLQASQNEEIAETDLSFLNLHKRPPVCKENKIGLVCCGSTEVQVPDVQTEALSLVVQKPQQPERPDKFILQSGSRAHHRPKLSASFSYDSTLREDQTPGQIHNAAHQNTLRCLQGGCSEGKFETFDAFWNSDKIRSKVNSRSLRSPQTHTVTVDPVCLESLCLPDVKIQSGSLLKNNLYILNEGLTTNHLKKAKLMFFYTRYPSSLVLKMCFHDVQFTRCITSQLIKWFSNFREFYYIQMEKFARHAVMEGVSDARGLTVGRESELFRALNMHYNKANDFQVPDRFLKVSEITLREFYIAVSMGKDRDPSWKKSIYKIICKLDSDVPAEFKSHHAG, from the exons ATGTTTTCTTCCAGCAACATCTGCATCGACGGCCGCACTGCTGAGcaacttcctttttttcagcCTGACCCCATGCTATCAAATTCAGATGTATCAGGTGCTTCTGTGCTCTTACACAAAGACAGTGAGAAGAAGCCGCCACCAGAGAGTGATTATTACAGCTACAGTGATGCTGGTTCAAATTTGATGTGTTCAAGCCAGCTTGAACTCAATCCACCTGCAGACAACACAAGAAGGCACCCTGCATCCAATTCTTGTGGTCACTTTGAGTGGAACTTAAACAGCGGCCATCAAGCAAAGCGAGCCAGAGTAGAAAACATCATCAAAGGCATGACCGGTTCTCCTGGTGCTCACTGCACAGATGTGACGACGAATCAGGACGAGGACGCAGACAGCATGCAGGGAAGTGAGAAGATGCAGGAGCTGCTTTTGCATCAAGACCACACGCAAAGAAGTGAAATGAGAGGGAGCCAGACAAGAATGGAGCCTCAAAGCCAGAATCAGCACCTCAGGCAGCTCAGAATGAGGTTTACTCATGTGGATGGGGTGAATGACAGTGTGGATATTAGTAAGGAAAGTCTTGCAGAAGAGAAATATCCCATCTGGAACAATTCACCTGACATAACTTCAAGAGACACAGGTACAGAATCATATGGTGAGTTTGAAAGCGACTCAAACAGGAAGGGATGGAAAAAGGTGAAGCCAGTGAACTATTTTCAATCCAAGCCTGAAAAAGTAAAGTTGATGGCAGATGTTTTAAAGTACGAACTGTCCAGAGCTGTCAGCAGGAGCGTTGACTCCATTTTCAAAAGCGTGCCTCTTTTACAAGCCTCACAAAATGAGGAGATTGCAGAGACTGATTTGTCTTTTCTAAATCTTCATAAGCGGCCACCTGTTTGTAAAGAGAATAAAATAGGACTAGTATGTTGCGGGAGTACAGAGGTGCAAGTCCCAGATGTTCAAACTGAAGCGCTCTCCCTTGTGGTGCAAAAACCACAACAACCAGAAAGACCCGACAAGTTTATCCTCCAGTCCGGATCAAGAGCTCACCATCGCCCCAAACTTTCAGCCTCATTTAGTTACGACTCCACTCTGCGTGAAGATCAGACACCAGGACAGATCCATAACGCTGCCCATCAAAACACCCTCAGGTGCTTGCAAGGAGGATGCTCGGAGGGAAAGTTTGAGACGTTTGATGCATTTTGGAACTCAGACAAAATAAGATCAAAAGTCAACTCCAGATCTTTGAGGagcccacagacacacactgtaactGTGGATCCAGTGTGTTTGGAAAGCCTCTGTCTCCCTGATGTCAAGATTCAGTCCGGTAGCCTGCTAAAGAATAACCTGTACATATTGAAT GAGGGTCTGACCACAAACCACCTGAAGAAAGCTAAGCTCATGTTCTTCTACACCCGCTACCCCAGCTCATTGGTGCTGAAGATGTGTTTCCATGACGTACAG TTCACGCGCTGCATCACCTCTCAGCTCATCAAGTGGTTCAGTAACTTCAGGGAGTTTTACTACATCCAGATGGAGAAGTTTGCCCGTCACGCCGTAATGGAGGGAGTGTCCGACGCCAGAGGTCTGACTGTGGGGAGAGAATCAGAACTTTTCAGAGCTCTCAACATGCACTACAACAAAGCCAACGACTTCCAG